A genomic stretch from Acetobacter ascendens includes:
- a CDS encoding IS5 family transposase, with product MAWTEITRAQYQRDDLEYASDLRDAEWALIAPLMPEKKRLGRPRRTDLRRVMEAILYIVTTGCQWRQLPRHFPAFTTVQGYFYRWIREGRWEAMNHILVILSREQDGRDATPSVGIIDSQSVKTAENGGPRGYDAGKKIKGRKRHIATDTLGHVVAAVVHPADIQDRDGAPLVATRIRSLFPWLRHLIGDGGYAGEKLRGTLAELGRWTIEIVKRSDRAEGFVVLPKRWIVERSFAWLGRCRRLTKDVETTISSSCAWLMIAHIRRVLRKINQTAF from the coding sequence ATGGCCTGGACTGAAATCACCCGAGCGCAGTATCAAAGGGACGACCTGGAATATGCAAGCGACCTGCGCGATGCGGAGTGGGCGCTGATTGCGCCGCTGATGCCCGAGAAGAAACGGCTGGGCAGACCACGACGTACGGATTTGCGCCGGGTCATGGAGGCGATCCTCTATATCGTCACGACCGGCTGTCAATGGCGGCAGTTACCTCGGCACTTTCCGGCCTTCACGACCGTACAGGGCTATTTCTACCGTTGGATCCGCGAGGGAAGATGGGAAGCCATGAACCATATTCTCGTGATCCTGTCGCGTGAGCAGGACGGGCGAGACGCCACGCCTTCAGTGGGCATTATTGACAGCCAGTCGGTTAAAACCGCTGAAAATGGCGGCCCCCGCGGTTATGACGCGGGCAAGAAGATCAAGGGACGCAAGCGACATATCGCGACCGACACGCTGGGTCATGTCGTGGCGGCTGTTGTACATCCCGCCGACATTCAGGATCGTGATGGTGCGCCGCTGGTAGCGACCAGAATACGCTCATTGTTTCCCTGGCTTCGCCATCTGATCGGTGACGGGGGATATGCTGGCGAGAAGTTGCGTGGTACGCTGGCTGAACTCGGCCGATGGACGATCGAGATCGTCAAACGTAGCGATCGGGCCGAAGGCTTCGTCGTCTTGCCCAAACGCTGGATCGTGGAGCGTAGCTTTGCATGGCTCGGACGTTGCCGTCGCCTCACGAAGGATGTCGAGACAACAATCTCGTCATCCTGCGCATGGTTGATGATTGCCCATATCCGCAGAGTTCTGCGAAAAATCAATCAAACCGCTTTCTGA
- a CDS encoding integrase — MTKSPKETLKDPVTGKPLPKGVWYRGPGQYQARRMVNGKRHRETFASASLARRWLQDVRAKAHVGQLEPPARKRNQITFGELFERFGRERMTERDADRMGHLPALLGSDIASLKIDKWTNSDVRNFRDAMLAAGLAKGTVVKRLNMIAAIVEYANSEWDTTILNHASAKRTKRPEGADRKRNRRLKDGEEAELLRAASRPDGVFRHYPDVVWLIRWSIEQGCRLGESLSLRWQDIDFRRQTISLARVKSDRHREELGPEIHPMTKGAQRVLMEKRATMEKVPDRKDVVFSVGERKIFSVLFGRMTRQAGIQDLTFHDLRHEATSRLARYLNPIELTRVTGHRDLKSLNRYYQPVPGDIADKTR; from the coding sequence ATGACCAAATCACCAAAAGAGACCCTCAAGGACCCTGTAACAGGGAAGCCGTTGCCCAAAGGCGTCTGGTATCGTGGCCCCGGCCAGTATCAGGCCCGCAGGATGGTGAACGGCAAACGTCACCGCGAAACCTTCGCGTCAGCCAGTCTTGCCCGCCGCTGGCTCCAGGACGTACGCGCCAAGGCGCATGTGGGCCAACTTGAGCCCCCCGCACGCAAGAGAAACCAGATTACTTTTGGCGAACTCTTTGAGCGCTTTGGTCGGGAACGCATGACAGAGCGCGATGCCGATCGTATGGGTCACCTTCCGGCCCTTCTTGGTTCCGACATTGCCTCATTGAAAATCGACAAATGGACCAACAGCGACGTCCGGAACTTTCGAGACGCCATGCTGGCTGCGGGACTGGCCAAGGGAACCGTCGTCAAACGCCTGAACATGATTGCAGCCATCGTCGAATACGCCAACTCGGAGTGGGACACGACCATCCTCAATCATGCATCTGCCAAACGGACCAAACGGCCCGAGGGAGCGGATCGCAAGAGAAACCGGAGATTAAAGGATGGCGAAGAAGCCGAACTTCTGCGAGCTGCTTCTCGGCCCGACGGGGTTTTCAGGCACTACCCTGATGTAGTGTGGCTCATCAGGTGGTCAATCGAGCAAGGCTGCCGTCTGGGGGAATCCCTCAGTCTGCGCTGGCAGGATATCGACTTCCGCAGACAGACCATTTCCCTCGCCCGTGTGAAGAGTGACCGGCATAGAGAAGAGCTCGGTCCCGAAATCCACCCCATGACCAAGGGTGCACAACGCGTTCTCATGGAAAAGCGTGCCACCATGGAAAAGGTGCCTGACCGAAAAGACGTCGTCTTTTCGGTGGGGGAGAGAAAAATCTTTTCTGTCCTGTTCGGTCGCATGACCCGGCAAGCAGGAATTCAGGACCTGACCTTTCATGATTTGCGCCATGAAGCAACATCGCGTCTGGCCCGCTATCTGAACCCGATTGAACTGACCCGGGTCACGGGCCATCGCGACTTGAAGTCGCTCAATCGCTACTACCAACCCGTGCCTGGAGACATCGCAGACAAAACACGCTAG
- a CDS encoding toll/interleukin-1 receptor domain-containing protein, with protein MSVSTERAKVARLQQDIANLRIKDAQEAKKEADFSEKVVKATNAAQVSRSASTITTKLNEARRASGNISSVQKKRADIAKSIATKSAELHRAQTALEKAEDIERKRFAVAQKKADDDRNRLMRQLEQQLRDQRRAVITAPIAVAAQDPDAAVLPDYDVFISHASEDKDSFVRPFAERLTALGIKPFYDEMSLTWGDSLRRRIDLGLARSRFGIVVLSRNFFAKEWPQRELDGLVALEVQGQSRILPIWHEISKDEVARFSPMLADKLALNTSVMSVDEIVQKLLPLCRKNSIT; from the coding sequence ATGTCAGTTTCAACCGAGCGAGCCAAAGTCGCTCGCTTGCAGCAGGACATCGCTAATCTACGTATCAAAGATGCGCAGGAGGCAAAAAAAGAGGCGGACTTCTCGGAGAAAGTAGTCAAGGCGACAAATGCTGCTCAAGTGAGCAGAAGCGCTTCGACAATTACGACAAAGCTGAATGAGGCGCGGCGCGCATCGGGTAACATATCATCGGTACAGAAAAAACGTGCTGACATAGCGAAGTCGATCGCTACCAAGAGCGCAGAATTACACAGGGCGCAAACTGCGCTTGAAAAGGCGGAAGACATAGAGCGTAAGAGGTTTGCAGTTGCTCAAAAAAAAGCAGATGATGACCGAAATCGCCTGATGCGGCAGCTTGAGCAGCAGCTGCGGGATCAGCGAAGAGCTGTTATCACTGCTCCCATCGCAGTTGCAGCACAAGATCCCGATGCCGCCGTCTTGCCTGATTACGACGTCTTTATCAGCCATGCTTCTGAAGACAAAGATAGCTTTGTGCGTCCATTTGCTGAAAGATTAACAGCATTAGGTATTAAGCCGTTTTATGATGAAATGTCGCTTACATGGGGAGATAGTCTGCGTCGCAGGATTGACCTAGGTTTAGCTCGTTCTCGTTTTGGTATTGTTGTCTTATCAAGGAACTTTTTTGCGAAAGAATGGCCTCAGCGTGAGCTCGATGGTTTGGTTGCTCTCGAAGTTCAAGGACAGTCGCGTATTCTGCCGATCTGGCACGAGATCTCGAAAGACGAAGTGGCTCGTTTTAGCCCAATGCTGGCTGATAAGTTAGCTCTAAATACATCAGTAATGTCAGTTGATGAAATAGTTCAGAAGCTCTTGCCGCTCTGCAGAAAAAACAGCATCACATAA
- a CDS encoding DUF4231 domain-containing protein produces MQEQDFPALYRSADDLSLKSQQHFFLALSVHLVTLVVAAGLSIISVSHWSIAVAQLLALLGALGCSIYLFAMRPDQLWYAGRAVAESIKTITWRYVSRAEPFQGDDASAHSEFRRTLKQIVKQNREVCQSLTKHLDGQQFTPVMEAMRGKGLEERRATYSASRIFDQLTWYAKKTAFNRRRSNLFFWMLIGINAVAVVCAAFRIAFPDQTFWPTDVFVAAAASLLSWMQAKKFSELAASYGLAAHEISLIKEQSLLPDTDEKFSLFVSDAENAFSREHTQWVARKDV; encoded by the coding sequence ATGCAGGAGCAGGATTTTCCCGCGCTTTATCGGTCTGCAGATGATTTATCTCTGAAGTCGCAGCAGCACTTCTTTCTCGCGTTGAGCGTGCACCTTGTGACGCTTGTGGTTGCTGCTGGTCTTTCAATTATCAGCGTTTCTCACTGGTCTATCGCGGTAGCCCAGCTTCTTGCCCTTCTGGGCGCACTTGGTTGCTCGATATATTTATTTGCAATGCGTCCGGACCAACTTTGGTATGCAGGTAGAGCTGTGGCCGAATCCATCAAGACCATTACCTGGCGTTATGTTTCCCGAGCGGAGCCATTCCAAGGAGATGATGCAAGTGCTCATAGTGAGTTTCGCCGGACGTTAAAGCAAATTGTCAAGCAGAACCGAGAGGTATGCCAGTCGCTGACAAAACATCTTGATGGTCAGCAGTTCACGCCTGTTATGGAAGCAATGCGTGGCAAAGGTCTAGAGGAGCGTCGAGCTACATATTCGGCTAGTCGGATTTTCGATCAGCTCACCTGGTACGCCAAGAAGACGGCCTTCAACCGACGAAGATCTAATTTGTTCTTTTGGATGTTAATCGGTATTAACGCTGTTGCTGTCGTGTGCGCGGCTTTTCGTATTGCTTTCCCTGATCAAACATTCTGGCCGACAGACGTATTTGTGGCGGCAGCAGCCAGCCTCTTGAGTTGGATGCAAGCGAAAAAGTTTTCTGAACTGGCGGCCTCCTACGGACTTGCAGCCCACGAAATTAGCCTGATTAAAGAACAATCGTTGCTCCCGGATACCGATGAAAAATTCTCTCTATTCGTAAGTGATGCCGAGAACGCATTCTCTCGGGAGCATACTCAGTGGGTTGCTAGAAAAGACGTCTGA
- a CDS encoding TIR domain-containing protein codes for MGIPRTFVGFSSIDIHYYRLMLAWRENEHIDFNFTNCQLAKEINSENEAYIKQKCRERIGLAGTFAVLIGQDTRSKHKYVRWEMEVALEKGCRIIGINLDGSRYMVDATCPPIIKNIGAIFVPFSPKIVAYALSNWNMRATDNWSYKDEVYQQLGYK; via the coding sequence ATGGGGATTCCGCGCACTTTCGTTGGATTTAGCAGCATCGACATTCACTATTATCGTCTAATGCTCGCATGGAGAGAGAACGAGCATATCGATTTTAACTTCACCAACTGTCAGCTAGCAAAAGAAATCAACTCGGAAAACGAAGCTTACATTAAGCAGAAGTGCCGTGAGCGAATTGGTCTAGCTGGCACATTCGCGGTACTCATTGGGCAGGACACCCGCTCTAAGCACAAGTACGTGCGTTGGGAGATGGAGGTAGCTCTGGAAAAGGGCTGCCGAATAATTGGCATCAACCTCGATGGATCGCGATATATGGTAGATGCTACGTGCCCGCCGATTATCAAGAATATTGGTGCCATATTTGTTCCCTTTTCTCCAAAGATCGTAGCGTATGCGCTTTCAAACTGGAACATGAGGGCGACGGATAACTGGTCCTATAAAGATGAGGTTTACCAGCAGCTCGGATATAAATGA
- a CDS encoding helix-turn-helix domain-containing protein: MSRNAKCLSQPDSLEQKSGSQRISAYVRRGLMRYQEAADYLGIAKGTLANWVSQRIGPRSIKIGSMRLFRQEDLDVFIEEKLFETERFEKRRRRQRGRGALVLTCPHPDLFLFSVLALALAVFIFTVS; encoded by the coding sequence ATGTCACGAAACGCAAAATGCTTGTCTCAACCGGATAGTCTGGAACAGAAGTCCGGCTCACAACGCATTTCCGCATATGTAAGGCGGGGATTGATGCGGTATCAGGAAGCAGCGGATTATCTCGGGATCGCCAAGGGAACGCTGGCCAACTGGGTTTCACAGCGAATTGGCCCACGGTCCATCAAGATCGGTAGCATGCGATTGTTTCGTCAGGAAGATCTTGATGTCTTCATTGAGGAAAAGCTTTTTGAAACCGAAAGGTTTGAAAAACGCCGTCGCCGTCAGCGCGGACGGGGTGCGCTGGTCCTGACCTGCCCGCATCCTGATCTGTTTCTCTTCTCCGTGCTGGCCCTGGCGTTGGCAGTCTTCATCTTCACCGTGTCATAG